From a single Bacillus pumilus genomic region:
- a CDS encoding Rap family tetratricopeptide repeat protein: MAKIIPSSDIGVKINKWYELIRRFDSEQAEQLKQEIRTSLDSMEEDQNLLLYFSLMEFRHEVMLDYLKPLKEGKLRANFSELSKEIDEHQTHVTGMLEYYYHFFRGMYEFGRRQYIAAISSYQKAEHKLSFVSDDIERAEFHFKMSEIYYHMKQTHISMHHAKLALDVYVKHELYALRTIQCEFIVAGNYDDMRRHEKALPHLERALARSRDFQNVRFIASSLFNMGNSYYRMGDLDRALELMKESISLFDQNQSDHLRRSIDPLYTAAQILYKQGKHEEALPYREECMKRAEALQDDIHIQKTIFLEALYLRQDAEHIKRIFHFLESAYAYPDIEELALDTAKHYNEMEGYEKSSMFYGEAEHARIYIQRGDCLYEF; the protein is encoded by the coding sequence ATTAATCCGCAGATTTGATTCAGAACAAGCAGAACAGTTAAAGCAGGAAATTCGCACCTCTCTTGATTCAATGGAAGAAGATCAGAATTTGCTTCTCTATTTTTCTTTAATGGAATTCAGGCATGAGGTCATGCTCGATTATTTAAAGCCATTAAAGGAAGGAAAGCTTCGCGCCAACTTTTCCGAGCTTTCGAAAGAAATAGATGAGCATCAAACGCATGTCACGGGCATGCTTGAATATTACTATCATTTTTTCAGAGGCATGTATGAATTTGGCCGGAGGCAGTACATTGCTGCCATATCGTCATATCAAAAGGCAGAGCACAAGCTTTCTTTTGTGTCAGATGATATTGAACGGGCGGAATTTCATTTTAAAATGTCAGAAATATATTATCACATGAAACAAACACATATCTCGATGCATCATGCCAAACTGGCACTGGACGTGTATGTTAAGCATGAATTGTATGCACTTCGCACCATTCAGTGCGAATTTATCGTGGCAGGTAACTATGATGATATGAGAAGGCACGAAAAGGCATTACCACATCTCGAGAGAGCACTTGCAAGATCAAGAGACTTTCAGAATGTGCGTTTTATTGCTTCCTCTTTGTTTAATATGGGCAACAGTTATTACCGAATGGGAGATCTTGACCGCGCACTCGAACTAATGAAAGAATCCATCTCATTATTTGATCAAAATCAATCCGATCACCTTCGTCGATCTATAGACCCTCTTTATACAGCCGCTCAGATACTATACAAACAAGGTAAACACGAAGAAGCCTTACCATACAGAGAAGAATGTATGAAACGAGCAGAAGCTCTTCAAGATGACATTCATATTCAGAAGACGATTTTTTTAGAAGCGTTATACTTAAGACAAGATGCAGAGCATATTAAACGAATATTCCATTTTTTAGAATCTGCCTATGCATATCCGGATATAGAGGAGCTAGCATTAGACACCGCAAAGCATTATAATGAAATGGAGGGTTATGAAAAATCTTCCATGTTCTACGGAGAAGCGGAACATGCACGAATCTATATTCAGAGAGGGGATTGTTTATATGAATTTTAA
- a CDS encoding phosphatase: MNFKKWAVVCTSITIMALWMAAANTDPDNRNHTLEQPNAQHDII, encoded by the coding sequence ATGAATTTTAAGAAATGGGCAGTCGTCTGTACAAGCATTACTATTATGGCATTATGGATGGCAGCAGCAAATACCGATCCGGATAACAGAAACCATACGCTAGAACAACCAAATGCGCAGCATGACATCATCTAA
- a CDS encoding organic hydroperoxide resistance protein, with amino-acid sequence MSDVLFTATVSAVGGREGKVVSTDGVLEHDVAMPGTPRAKKLEKATNPEQLFAAGYSACFDSALQMVARQERIRFESEVTAHVSLVKDSSDGGFKLGVQLEVKGTGIEQSALEELVHKAHGVCPYSKATQGNIEVELVAVAQ; translated from the coding sequence ATGTCAGACGTTTTATTTACTGCAACGGTATCAGCAGTCGGAGGAAGAGAAGGAAAGGTTGTTTCAACCGATGGTGTACTTGAGCATGATGTAGCAATGCCTGGAACACCAAGAGCGAAAAAACTTGAAAAAGCAACAAATCCAGAGCAATTATTCGCTGCAGGCTACTCTGCATGTTTTGATTCTGCTCTTCAAATGGTGGCGAGACAAGAGCGTATCCGTTTTGAAAGTGAAGTAACAGCACATGTGAGCTTAGTGAAAGACAGTTCAGATGGCGGCTTCAAATTAGGCGTACAGTTAGAAGTAAAAGGAACTGGAATTGAGCAATCAGCATTAGAAGAACTTGTTCATAAAGCACACGGCGTATGCCCATATTCAAAAGCTACTCAAGGAAACATCGAAGTAGAACTAGTAGCTGTCGCACAATAG
- a CDS encoding MarR family winged helix-turn-helix transcriptional regulator — protein MTNEFEHMKLENQLCFLLYASSREMTKQYKPLLEELDITYPQYLALLLLWEHGTLNVKTMGELLYLDSGTLTPMLKRMEQNGLIIRERSKEDERSVQIRLTEYGEQLKEKATAIPFRMLSGTGRSEEELKTLRATLHDLLQKLTQPKG, from the coding sequence ATGACAAATGAATTCGAGCATATGAAGCTGGAAAATCAGCTTTGTTTCTTGTTATATGCAAGTTCAAGAGAGATGACGAAGCAATATAAACCGTTATTAGAAGAATTAGACATTACTTATCCGCAATATTTGGCACTGCTTTTATTGTGGGAGCATGGGACATTAAATGTGAAAACGATGGGAGAGCTTCTATATTTAGACTCCGGTACACTCACCCCTATGCTGAAACGGATGGAGCAAAATGGACTCATCATCCGAGAGCGCTCGAAAGAAGATGAGCGTTCTGTGCAAATACGTCTAACGGAATATGGGGAACAGCTAAAAGAGAAGGCCACTGCGATTCCATTTCGCATGCTGTCTGGGACAGGCAGATCGGAAGAAGAATTAAAAACATTGCGCGCCACTTTACACGATCTTTTACAAAAATTAACACAACCAAAAGGCTGA
- a CDS encoding organic hydroperoxide resistance protein: MKPLFTAKVKAQHGRAGHVRSEDGVLDHNIVMPNAKKDGETGTNPEQLFAAGYAACFGGALEQIAKKQGVEIESEVEGQVSLLKDESDGGFKLGVKLVVSAKGLDHDKAKELVEAAHEFCPYSKAIRGNIEVELEVAE, translated from the coding sequence ATGAAACCATTATTCACAGCAAAAGTAAAGGCGCAGCATGGAAGAGCTGGACATGTTCGTTCAGAAGATGGTGTGCTCGATCATAACATTGTCATGCCTAATGCAAAGAAAGACGGAGAGACTGGTACAAACCCAGAGCAATTATTTGCAGCCGGCTATGCAGCTTGTTTCGGAGGTGCGCTTGAACAAATAGCGAAGAAGCAAGGGGTCGAAATAGAATCAGAAGTCGAGGGACAGGTCAGTCTTTTAAAAGATGAAAGTGATGGCGGATTTAAGCTTGGTGTCAAGCTGGTTGTGTCTGCAAAAGGCCTTGATCATGACAAAGCGAAAGAGCTTGTTGAGGCTGCGCATGAGTTCTGTCCATATTCAAAAGCAATAAGAGGGAACATCGAAGTAGAGCTTGAAGTAGCTGAGTAA
- a CDS encoding nucleoside deaminase: MNHEDFLQRAINIAVEGVNSGTGGPFGAVIVKDGQVIAEGSNNVTTTNDPTAHAEVTAIRNACQTLNTYQLEDCILYTSCEPCPMCLGAIYWARPKAVYFAAGHQDAAASGFDDSFIYEEINKDYESRNIPFYQLTLQKTLAPFEAWDTYEHKKEY; this comes from the coding sequence ATGAATCACGAAGATTTTTTACAACGCGCAATTAATATTGCAGTAGAAGGAGTCAATAGTGGTACTGGCGGTCCTTTTGGAGCAGTCATTGTCAAGGATGGACAGGTTATTGCAGAGGGAAGCAACAATGTGACCACAACGAATGATCCAACTGCACATGCAGAAGTCACAGCCATTCGAAATGCGTGCCAGACGCTGAATACATACCAATTAGAAGATTGTATTTTATATACAAGCTGTGAGCCTTGTCCGATGTGCCTTGGCGCTATTTACTGGGCTAGACCAAAAGCGGTCTATTTTGCTGCTGGTCACCAAGATGCGGCAGCTTCTGGTTTTGATGACTCATTTATTTATGAAGAAATCAACAAAGATTACGAATCAAGAAATATTCCATTTTACCAGCTGACACTTCAAAAAACCCTTGCACCCTTTGAAGCATGGGACACATACGAACATAAGAAAGAATATTAA
- the metE gene encoding 5-methyltetrahydropteroyltriglutamate--homocysteine S-methyltransferase, which yields MTIVKTSNLGFPRIGLNREWKKALESYWKGQTDRETLLKTLDEQFLSAIKTQIDQQIDVVPSGDFTFYDHVLDTAVMFNWIPERFRSLKDPLDTYFAMARGTKDAVSSEMTKWFNTNYHYIVPEYEKTAEFKLTHNKPLEAYEKVKRALGAETKPVVLGLYTFVSLSKGYEPNEVKEIQQRLIPLYTQLLKELEEAGVKWVQIDEPALVTASSEDVKAVKEIYQTVKEAVPALNILLQTYFDSVDAYEELVTYPVEAIGLDFVHDQGRNLDQVKKHGFPKDKILAAGVIDGRNIWRSDLGERLSFISEVIADAQPKEVWLQPSNSLLHVPVAKHPSEQLEEKLLNGLSYATEKLTELTLLKEGLTKGTAAIDADINEATQALLTLKEFAKGTNADFTAERNNLSSKDFKRPVAFEERLRIQNESLELPLLPTTTIGSFPQSAEVRSARQKWRKNEWTDAEYDEFIKEETKRWIDIQEDIGLDVLVHGEFERTDMVEYFGEKLAGFAFTKFAWVQSYGSRCVKPPIIYGDVEFTAPMTVKETVYAQSLTEKKVKGMLTGPVTILNWSFPRTDISRKDIAFQIAFALRKEVEALEEAGIQVIQVDEPALREGLPLKESDWAEYLNWAAESFRLSTSSVQNETQIHTHMCYSNFEDIVDTIEDLDADVITIEHSRSHGGFLDYLEKHPYLKGLGLGVYDIHSPRVPSVEEMSQIIDDALNVCPTDRFWVNPDCGLKTRQESETIAALKNMVTATEVARKKLAQHA from the coding sequence TTGACAATTGTTAAAACAAGTAATCTAGGTTTTCCGAGAATTGGTTTAAACAGAGAATGGAAAAAAGCACTTGAGTCTTATTGGAAAGGTCAAACTGACCGCGAAACCCTCTTAAAAACCCTGGATGAACAATTTTTATCTGCTATTAAAACGCAAATTGATCAACAAATTGATGTTGTTCCTTCTGGAGACTTCACCTTCTACGATCACGTGCTCGATACTGCTGTCATGTTCAATTGGATTCCAGAGCGCTTCCGCAGCTTAAAAGACCCGCTAGATACATACTTCGCGATGGCAAGAGGAACAAAAGATGCTGTCTCAAGTGAAATGACAAAATGGTTTAATACAAACTATCACTACATCGTTCCAGAGTACGAAAAAACCGCCGAATTCAAACTCACACATAACAAACCGCTTGAAGCTTACGAAAAGGTGAAGAGAGCGCTTGGTGCTGAAACAAAACCTGTTGTACTTGGTCTTTATACATTTGTCTCACTTTCTAAAGGCTATGAACCAAATGAAGTAAAAGAGATTCAGCAGCGTCTCATCCCGCTTTATACTCAGCTTTTAAAAGAACTTGAAGAGGCTGGCGTCAAATGGGTTCAAATTGACGAGCCAGCACTTGTCACCGCTTCAAGTGAAGACGTAAAAGCAGTAAAAGAAATCTATCAAACGGTAAAAGAAGCTGTACCTGCTTTAAACATTCTTCTTCAAACATACTTTGATTCAGTGGATGCCTATGAAGAGTTAGTCACATATCCTGTTGAGGCCATCGGTCTTGATTTCGTTCATGATCAAGGACGCAACCTTGATCAAGTGAAAAAGCATGGCTTCCCGAAAGATAAAATTTTAGCAGCAGGCGTCATTGATGGGAGAAATATTTGGAGATCAGATCTTGGCGAAAGGTTGTCATTCATTTCTGAAGTCATTGCTGATGCTCAGCCGAAGGAAGTTTGGCTACAGCCATCAAACAGCTTGCTGCATGTACCAGTTGCAAAACACCCAAGCGAGCAGCTTGAAGAAAAACTATTAAACGGGCTGTCTTATGCCACTGAAAAGCTGACTGAACTAACATTATTAAAAGAAGGCTTAACAAAAGGAACGGCTGCGATTGATGCTGATATCAACGAAGCCACGCAAGCTCTCCTTACCTTAAAAGAATTTGCAAAAGGAACAAATGCGGATTTCACAGCAGAACGTAACAATCTTTCATCGAAGGACTTTAAACGTCCAGTTGCCTTTGAAGAGCGCCTTCGTATCCAAAACGAATCTCTTGAACTGCCGCTTTTGCCGACAACAACGATTGGCAGCTTCCCACAGTCTGCTGAAGTGCGCAGCGCTCGTCAAAAATGGCGTAAAAATGAGTGGACAGATGCCGAGTATGATGAATTTATAAAGGAAGAAACAAAAAGATGGATTGATATTCAGGAGGATATTGGTCTGGACGTTCTCGTACATGGAGAATTTGAGCGGACAGATATGGTTGAATACTTCGGTGAAAAACTAGCGGGGTTTGCCTTTACGAAATTTGCTTGGGTACAATCTTATGGATCACGATGCGTGAAGCCGCCAATCATCTATGGAGATGTCGAATTTACGGCGCCAATGACCGTGAAAGAAACGGTTTACGCACAAAGCTTAACGGAGAAAAAGGTCAAAGGAATGCTGACAGGTCCTGTCACCATCTTAAACTGGTCTTTCCCAAGAACAGATATCTCTCGAAAAGACATTGCCTTCCAGATTGCTTTCGCATTACGTAAAGAGGTAGAAGCGTTAGAGGAAGCAGGAATTCAAGTCATTCAAGTGGATGAACCTGCACTAAGAGAAGGGCTTCCGCTCAAAGAAAGTGATTGGGCAGAGTATTTAAACTGGGCAGCAGAGTCGTTCCGTCTATCAACATCATCTGTTCAAAATGAAACGCAAATTCATACACATATGTGCTACAGTAACTTCGAGGATATTGTCGACACAATCGAAGACCTTGATGCCGACGTCATCACAATTGAACACTCACGCAGTCATGGCGGATTCCTCGATTACTTAGAGAAACATCCGTATTTGAAAGGACTTGGACTTGGGGTTTATGATATCCATAGCCCGCGCGTTCCATCTGTCGAAGAAATGAGTCAAATCATTGATGATGCGCTGAACGTATGTCCGACAGATCGCTTCTGGGTGAATCCAGACTGTGGTCTGAAAACGCGGCAAGAGTCTGAAACCATTGCTGCTTTGAAAAACATGGTAACAGCTACTGAAGTCGCTCGTAAAAAGCTAGCGCAGCATGCATAA
- a CDS encoding S8 family peptidase: MKGEIRLIPYEVKANVMEAKETPESIQEIKAPELWSSGFKGKGITIAVLDTGCDTEHPDLKDQIIGGKNFTDDDNGDAENVKDYNGHGTHVAGTIAATDQNGGILGVAPEAKLLIVKVLGGENGSGKYEWIIDGINYAAEQKVDIISMSLGGPSNEPALQEAIQHAVKSGVLVVCAAGNEGDGNERTEEFSYPAAYNEVIAVGSVSLARESSEFSNANKEIDLVAPGEDILSTLPNHKYGRLTGTSMAAPHVSGALAIIKNAEEEAFQRKLTEPEVYAQLVRRTLPLKQSKALVGNGFLYLTAPDVLLEKTLEADLLSL, encoded by the coding sequence ATGAAAGGTGAAATTCGCTTAATTCCGTATGAAGTTAAAGCCAATGTGATGGAAGCGAAAGAGACGCCGGAAAGTATTCAGGAGATTAAAGCACCCGAACTTTGGTCAAGTGGCTTCAAAGGAAAGGGCATAACCATTGCTGTCCTCGATACAGGCTGTGACACAGAGCATCCCGACTTAAAAGATCAAATTATCGGAGGGAAAAACTTTACCGATGATGACAATGGTGATGCTGAAAATGTAAAAGACTACAATGGGCATGGTACCCATGTAGCAGGAACGATTGCAGCAACAGATCAAAATGGCGGGATTTTAGGGGTTGCCCCTGAAGCCAAGCTGCTCATCGTGAAAGTTCTTGGCGGTGAAAATGGCAGCGGAAAATATGAATGGATCATTGATGGCATCAACTATGCCGCAGAGCAGAAGGTCGATATTATCTCCATGTCTCTAGGTGGTCCAAGCAATGAGCCGGCCTTGCAGGAAGCCATTCAACATGCGGTAAAAAGCGGTGTGCTTGTTGTGTGCGCAGCAGGAAATGAAGGGGACGGGAACGAGCGTACAGAAGAGTTCTCCTATCCAGCCGCATACAATGAAGTCATTGCTGTTGGCTCTGTCTCTCTTGCAAGAGAATCCTCTGAATTCTCCAATGCCAATAAAGAAATCGACCTCGTCGCTCCAGGAGAAGACATTTTATCCACTCTCCCTAATCATAAATACGGTAGACTCACAGGCACCTCAATGGCTGCCCCTCACGTGAGCGGTGCACTAGCCATTATTAAAAATGCTGAAGAAGAAGCGTTCCAGCGCAAGCTGACAGAGCCTGAGGTCTATGCTCAGCTTGTCAGAAGAACCCTTCCACTGAAGCAATCTAAAGCCCTCGTCGGAAATGGATTTTTATATTTAACTGCGCCTGATGTTCTTTTAGAAAAAACATTGGAAGCAGATCTTTTATCTCTATAG
- a CDS encoding helix-turn-helix transcriptional regulator, which yields MQNHIRELRKSNKLSQEELAKLCKVSRQTINAIENDKYDPTLQLAFDIAFVLGTSVDQLFVSRPIKK from the coding sequence ATGCAGAATCATATTAGAGAACTAAGAAAATCTAATAAATTGTCTCAAGAAGAATTAGCTAAACTTTGTAAGGTGTCGAGACAAACCATTAATGCGATCGAAAATGATAAATATGACCCCACTTTGCAATTAGCTTTTGACATAGCTTTTGTTTTGGGAACTTCAGTAGATCAGCTTTTTGTCAGTAGACCTATAAAGAAGTAA
- a CDS encoding response regulator transcription factor: MNKGKILVVEDEKKIARVLSLELEYEGYEVTVKETGMDGLQALEDESFDLVLLDVMLPELSGLEVLRRVRKTNTATPIILITARGSVPDKVSGLDLGANDYITKPFDIEELLARIRAQLRLNINEQEEKETELSIADLTVNEKTRDIRRAGQMLELTPREYDLLVHLLKHQQQVLTRDQLLTAVWGFDYFGDTNVVDVYIRYLRKKVDYPFEKQLIHTVRGVGYVMKG; encoded by the coding sequence ATGAACAAAGGGAAGATACTCGTAGTCGAAGATGAAAAGAAAATTGCGAGAGTGCTGTCACTCGAACTTGAATATGAAGGATATGAGGTGACAGTGAAAGAGACGGGAATGGATGGACTCCAGGCTCTTGAAGATGAAAGCTTCGATCTGGTGCTGCTTGATGTCATGCTTCCAGAATTAAGCGGTCTTGAAGTGCTAAGAAGGGTTCGGAAGACAAATACAGCGACACCGATTATATTGATTACAGCAAGAGGAAGCGTACCTGATAAGGTGAGCGGGCTTGATCTTGGAGCGAATGATTATATTACAAAGCCTTTTGACATAGAAGAATTATTAGCGCGAATTCGTGCGCAGCTCAGGCTGAATATAAACGAACAAGAAGAGAAGGAGACCGAGCTAAGCATAGCGGATTTGACTGTCAACGAGAAAACAAGAGATATCCGAAGAGCTGGTCAAATGCTTGAACTCACGCCGAGAGAATATGACCTACTTGTTCATTTGCTCAAGCATCAGCAGCAAGTGCTCACAAGAGATCAGCTTTTAACAGCCGTTTGGGGTTTTGATTATTTCGGAGATACGAACGTGGTGGATGTCTATATCCGTTATTTAAGGAAAAAAGTCGATTACCCATTTGAAAAGCAACTGATTCACACAGTGAGAGGTGTGGGTTATGTGATGAAAGGATAA
- a CDS encoding sensor histidine kinase, whose protein sequence is MRLKNKIQLYTSLSLFLMVLLFHTAIYFIFSITLTQKDMSRLSEVAENIAIALKKSEEEGLPSSELLKAYLPQNGMIRVVTETGESKLTVTKESTFSSLPFTYESGQTAEIKEYNKHLIAFAAIPVIWTNGEIVSLQVYEEIENTEENLALLKMILIAAGVLIIVLSYFAGHILTKQIVRPISRMTSTMKASMKEKAFKRIELTGDSKDELYQMGQTFNEMSEILEKHYEKEQQFLHDASHELKTPITVIMSYSNLLKRWGQKRPEVIEESSQAIHDEAKKMKRLTDQLLTLAKNGQPLYVDMKPVDLGHLCKQICYTLEVATNRTIQSHVQTDQPLITEGDEEKIKQLLTILIDNAVKYSTDPVDVSCGWTGEMPFISVADHGIGIKEEDLPKIFDRFFRVDEARNSETGGTGLGLSIAKQIAEEHGAQLKVDSQIGEGTTMTILFPK, encoded by the coding sequence ATGAGATTAAAAAATAAGATCCAGCTGTATACGTCGTTGTCTTTGTTTTTAATGGTGCTCTTATTTCATACAGCCATTTATTTTATTTTTTCGATCACTTTGACGCAAAAAGATATGTCCCGGCTGTCTGAGGTGGCTGAAAATATTGCCATTGCTTTAAAAAAATCAGAAGAAGAGGGTCTTCCATCCTCTGAGCTGCTCAAAGCCTATTTGCCCCAAAATGGCATGATTCGTGTTGTGACAGAAACGGGTGAATCAAAGCTGACTGTCACAAAGGAATCAACGTTTAGTTCACTGCCCTTTACATATGAATCTGGTCAGACAGCAGAAATTAAAGAATACAATAAGCATTTGATTGCATTCGCTGCGATTCCAGTTATTTGGACAAATGGCGAGATTGTATCGCTCCAAGTATATGAAGAAATTGAAAATACGGAAGAGAATTTAGCGTTATTAAAAATGATTTTAATCGCTGCGGGCGTTTTAATTATCGTGCTTTCTTATTTCGCAGGCCACATTTTAACAAAACAAATCGTCCGGCCAATTAGCCGGATGACGAGCACTATGAAGGCAAGTATGAAAGAGAAGGCGTTTAAACGAATCGAATTAACAGGCGATTCAAAGGATGAACTGTATCAAATGGGTCAAACCTTTAATGAAATGTCGGAAATTCTCGAGAAGCATTATGAAAAAGAACAGCAATTTTTGCATGATGCGTCACATGAATTGAAGACACCAATTACCGTCATCATGAGTTATAGTAATTTATTAAAGCGCTGGGGACAAAAAAGGCCAGAGGTGATAGAAGAATCCTCCCAAGCAATTCATGATGAAGCGAAAAAGATGAAAAGGCTGACAGATCAATTGCTGACACTGGCGAAAAATGGGCAGCCGCTTTATGTGGATATGAAGCCAGTCGATCTTGGTCATTTGTGCAAGCAGATATGCTATACGCTTGAAGTGGCCACCAATCGAACCATTCAATCTCATGTGCAAACAGATCAGCCGCTTATCACTGAAGGAGACGAAGAGAAAATCAAACAGCTTTTGACCATTCTGATTGATAATGCGGTCAAATATAGTACAGATCCAGTTGATGTTTCCTGCGGATGGACAGGGGAGATGCCGTTTATTTCAGTCGCTGATCATGGGATTGGCATAAAAGAAGAGGATCTGCCGAAAATCTTTGACCGCTTTTTCCGTGTGGATGAAGCAAGAAACAGTGAGACAGGTGGAACAGGTCTTGGTCTGTCAATTGCAAAGCAAATTGCGGAAGAGCACGGGGCCCAGCTGAAGGTCGACAGCCAAATCGGCGAAGGGACAACCATGACCATTCTTTTTCCAAAATAA
- a CDS encoding PepSY domain-containing protein — translation MSRKLKMVLALAGCLVVLAAFAMLIIQTIDQKILSEAEIKKMIAKDYNGNITQIDLINHKQDYTLTLENANGIYQIIASSASGQMKEIRQIKSYQKPNEKNAELQAEEAAVKKVSGTVIQKKETSDRFIFTIQSKKELYQVDVDKKTFKVLEAEKKKPTSKEKKLTKITVEEAIRIAVKEVGGTVDDADLETFSGMLVFEVELDLPDGREAEVLVNAYTGDIEGITYEN, via the coding sequence ATGTCTAGAAAATTGAAAATGGTGCTTGCGCTCGCAGGATGTCTAGTCGTTCTCGCGGCCTTTGCCATGCTCATCATCCAAACCATTGATCAAAAAATATTAAGTGAAGCAGAAATCAAAAAAATGATCGCAAAAGACTACAATGGAAATATTACACAGATTGACTTAATCAATCATAAACAGGACTATACATTGACCTTGGAAAATGCAAATGGCATCTATCAAATCATTGCATCTTCTGCAAGCGGTCAAATGAAAGAAATTAGACAAATAAAAAGCTATCAAAAGCCAAATGAAAAAAATGCTGAGCTTCAGGCAGAAGAAGCGGCTGTTAAAAAAGTGAGCGGTACTGTTATTCAAAAGAAAGAAACGTCCGATCGTTTTATCTTTACGATCCAATCCAAAAAAGAATTATATCAAGTTGATGTCGACAAAAAAACATTTAAAGTACTAGAAGCAGAAAAGAAAAAACCAACTTCTAAAGAAAAGAAGCTCACGAAAATCACGGTCGAGGAGGCCATTCGGATTGCCGTCAAAGAAGTCGGAGGAACAGTGGATGATGCCGATCTGGAAACCTTTAGCGGTATGCTCGTATTTGAGGTGGAGCTGGATTTGCCTGATGGACGAGAAGCAGAGGTGCTCGTGAACGCATATACAGGAGACATTGAAGGCATTACGTACGAAAACTAA
- a CDS encoding PepSY domain-containing protein encodes MMKKVLVATALTGTLVAGGFTLQAQNTNQTAHAEQVVQKKSTFVSKKQAEKAALKVVKGYVDDVDLERKKGKWVYEVEIKKGGFEYKVYVDAKTGKALNDPVKEKKQNVKITKKQAEQIALAKVKGTVTDSDLDKENGVYLYEVEITTPNGEEVDFEISAKTGKILKQEWDD; translated from the coding sequence ATGATGAAAAAAGTACTAGTCGCTACAGCATTAACAGGAACTCTTGTCGCAGGTGGTTTCACACTTCAGGCGCAAAATACAAATCAAACAGCACACGCCGAGCAAGTGGTGCAAAAGAAATCTACATTTGTCTCAAAGAAACAAGCTGAAAAAGCAGCCCTAAAAGTGGTGAAAGGGTATGTGGATGATGTGGACCTTGAGCGTAAAAAAGGAAAATGGGTGTATGAAGTCGAGATTAAAAAAGGCGGCTTCGAATATAAAGTATATGTCGATGCCAAAACAGGAAAAGCACTGAATGACCCAGTCAAAGAAAAGAAACAGAATGTGAAAATCACCAAAAAGCAGGCTGAACAAATTGCCCTTGCAAAAGTAAAAGGAACAGTCACAGATTCTGATTTAGATAAAGAAAATGGTGTGTACTTGTATGAGGTTGAAATCACCACACCAAACGGCGAGGAAGTTGATTTTGAGATTTCCGCTAAAACAGGTAAAATCCTAAAACAAGAATGGGATGATTAA